From a region of the Acidobacteriota bacterium genome:
- the fumC gene encoding class II fumarate hydratase — protein sequence MDFRIETDSMGEIKVQADRYWGAQTQRSLHHFKIGGERMPRELIRAMGILKKAAVLVNHDLGLLPKDKADLIVKAADEVIEGKLDDHFPLVIWQTGSGTQTNMNSNEVISNRAIELAGGEMGSKKPIHPNDDVNKAQSSNDTFPTGMHIAAVEEIHGRLIPMVTRLRDTLARKANEFNNIIKIGRTHLMDATPLTLGQEFSGYVQMLTNALARVDDCLKRLYPLALGGTAVGTGLNTHPDFAVKSAATIAELTGKPFVTAPNKYESLAAHDALVETSGVLKTIACSLMKIANDIRWLASGPRCGIGEITIPANEPGSSIMPGKVNPTQTEAMTMVCAQVIGNDVSVNVGGSSGNFELNVFKPVIIYNVLQSIRLLADACEMFNEHCAAGIEPNETNIKKNLTNSLMLVTALNPHIGYDNAAKVAKTAHADNSTLKEAAVKLGILTAEEFDDKVRPENMIGPNLGKK from the coding sequence ATGGACTTCCGTATAGAGACGGATTCAATGGGGGAAATCAAGGTTCAGGCGGACCGGTACTGGGGTGCTCAGACCCAGCGGTCGCTGCATCATTTCAAAATCGGCGGTGAGAGAATGCCCCGGGAGCTAATCCGGGCCATGGGGATTCTCAAGAAGGCGGCGGTGCTGGTAAACCACGACCTGGGACTCCTGCCGAAGGACAAGGCTGACCTGATCGTCAAGGCGGCCGACGAGGTCATAGAGGGTAAACTGGACGATCACTTTCCGCTGGTCATCTGGCAGACCGGTTCCGGCACCCAGACCAACATGAACAGCAACGAGGTGATTTCCAACCGGGCGATTGAGCTTGCCGGCGGCGAGATGGGATCCAAGAAGCCGATCCATCCCAACGATGACGTCAACAAGGCGCAGTCGTCGAACGACACGTTCCCGACCGGGATGCACATCGCGGCGGTCGAGGAGATTCATGGCCGGCTGATCCCGATGGTCACGCGGCTGCGGGACACGCTGGCACGGAAGGCCAACGAGTTCAACAACATTATCAAAATCGGCCGGACGCACCTGATGGACGCCACCCCGCTGACGCTTGGCCAGGAGTTCTCGGGCTACGTGCAGATGTTGACGAACGCATTGGCGAGAGTCGATGATTGCCTCAAGCGGCTTTACCCGCTGGCTCTCGGGGGGACGGCGGTCGGCACCGGGCTTAACACGCACCCGGATTTTGCCGTGAAGTCGGCAGCCACGATTGCCGAACTGACCGGCAAGCCGTTTGTGACCGCGCCGAACAAGTATGAATCCCTGGCCGCTCACGATGCGCTCGTCGAGACATCGGGCGTGCTCAAGACAATTGCCTGTTCCCTGATGAAAATCGCCAACGACATTCGCTGGCTTGCGTCCGGGCCACGGTGCGGTATCGGTGAGATAACGATACCGGCCAACGAGCCGGGGTCATCGATCATGCCGGGCAAGGTTAATCCGACCCAGACCGAGGCCATGACGATGGTGTGTGCGCAGGTGATCGGGAACGACGTCTCGGTGAACGTCGGCGGGTCGTCCGGGAATTTCGAGCTGAACGTGTTTAAGCCGGTGATTATCTACAACGTGCTGCAGTCGATCAGGCTTCTTGCCGATGCGTGCGAGATGTTCAACGAGCACTGTGCGGCGGGCATCGAGCCGAACGAGACGAACATAAAGAAGAACCTGACCAACTCGCTCATGCTCGTGACGGCCTTGAACCCTCACATCGGGTATGACAATGCCGCCAAAGTGGCCAAGACGGCCCACGCGGATAACTCGACTCTCAAAGAGGCCGCGGTGAAACTTGGCATCCTCACCGCAGAGGAGTTTGACGACAAGGTTCGTCCGGAGAACATGATCGGGCCGAACCTCGGCAAGAAGTGA
- a CDS encoding TOBE domain-containing protein, translating into MKYGARNKVTARVKSIKKGDVMSLVKFDVAMPAQMASVLTVESVEHLDLKIGDEVQLVIKAIHVLPVKE; encoded by the coding sequence GTGAAATACGGAGCCAGAAACAAGGTCACGGCCAGGGTCAAGTCAATCAAGAAGGGCGACGTTATGTCGCTGGTCAAGTTCGACGTTGCGATGCCCGCACAGATGGCCTCGGTCCTGACCGTTGAGTCCGTCGAACATCTCGATCTGAAAATCGGTGACGAGGTGCAACTCGTCATCAAAGCCATTCACGTCCTGCCGGTGAAGGAGTAG